In a single window of the Vespa crabro chromosome 18, iyVesCrab1.2, whole genome shotgun sequence genome:
- the LOC124430333 gene encoding radial spoke head 10 homolog B-like isoform X2: MHEDENEKELSEVIIEKRFNNNDLTRDKTNKLYLKSNLKDKNIHFFFINNNTYFGCTSRKMMNDEGLYKWHHGVQYKGQFKKNQIEGRGILEWQSNCWYEGEFMNGYRHGKGTLLDKDNCRLYIGQWYMGYRHGKGYCCYAEGDSYDGDWSMGKRNGIGFYVYSSGAQYKGYWKNDFRHGNGIMAWSNGDIYYGEWEYGNMHGYGEYIWHGFCNKSFSWLQNILYFGNWYHSTKHGKGLLKLNSMGGAKYFGNWKYNKKDGYGMIIGNNGELIQDELLYSTDILVSLNAKISKIMEPYTTTILKPEQFPSLSYHINRLIQLSSFKNFSLYLHSLGKCYICNEQQSCSCLLRSSFKITNNKTILKNKFDKMCQYEKNQTYDYLTLHMLQIRNVYDIYAKLFNKEESKCHFIMIKLMLWQLWRDCNLNIKGLSLIEIDNYITENESSLIKKPYYPFEKIEIWQFLHALLEVSWRIYYWKNNKIKKETHWKHGILVKCLNEFLTHDVYPNVGNFVGIIPREYNLLPIYSVYKLYKQVGYPPTATDMLIACIKDHTVDVNKPVILSIPEYILNGLNCVIIGEKINFLPRDEKHFMQTEMQMKRQSKDTRELLLFQDLGPVKIVQIMTKVCPLIKDNDDNTILNMNYLLTFLEFYEIILEAAKCIVESRKEKDATVIPLVINTELI; encoded by the exons ATGCATgaggatgaaaatgaaaaagaattatcagaagttattatagaaaagagatttaataacaatgatctTACGAgagataaaacaaataaattatatttaaagtcaaatttaaaagataaaaacattcatttcttttttattaataataatacttattttgGTTGCACAAGTAGAAAAATGATGAACGATGAAGGATTATACAAATGGCATCATGGTGTACAATATAAG GGtcagtttaaaaaaaatcaaatagaaGGTAGAGGAATTTTAGAATGGCAGAGCAATTGCTGGTATGAAGGAGAATTTATGAATGGTTATCGTCATGGTAAAGGTACACTCTTGGATAAAGACAATTGTCGTTTATATATAGGACAATGGTACATGGGATACAGACATGGAAAAGG ttattgttgttacgcTGAAGGTGACTCATATGATGGTGATTGGTCAATGGGTAAGAGAAATGGTATAGGTTTTTATGTCTATTCAAGTGGAGCTCAGTACAAAGGATATTGGAAAAATGATTTTCGACATGGTAATGGAATTATGGCATGGTCTAATGGTGATATTTATTACGGAGAATGGGAATATGGAAATATGCATGG TTATGGAGAATATATATGGCATGGCTTTTGTAACAAGAGTTTCAGTTggttacaaaatattttatattttggtAATTGGTATCACAGTACAAAACATGGAAAAG GTTTATTAAAGTTGAATTCAATGGGTGGTGCGAAGTATTTTGGTAAttggaaatataataagaaagatggTTATGGAATGATAATTG gaAATAATGGAGAATTAATACAAGATGAACTTTTATATTCAACAGACATTCTTGTTTCttt aaATGCAAAGATATCAAAAATCATGGAACCTTATACAACTACGATCTTAAAGCCAGAACAATTTCCATCCTTATCATATCATATAAATCGTTTAATTCAACTATCatcatttaaaaacttttcacTTTATTTACATTCCTTAGGAAAATGCTATATTTGTAACGAACAACAATCATGCTCTTGTTTACTTCGatcttcatttaaaataacaaataataagactattctaaaaaacaaatttgataaaatgtgccagtatgaaaaaaatcaaacataTGATTATTTAACATTGCACATGTTACAAATACGAAATGTCTATGATATTTATGCAAAGTTATTTAACAAGGAAGAATCAAAGTGTCATTTCATTATGATTAAACTAATGCTTTGGCAACTATGGCGTGattgtaatttaaatatcaaaggTTTAAGtctaattgaaattgataattatataa CTGAAAATGAATCAAGTCTTATAAAAAAGCCATACTATCCTTTTGAGAAAATTGAAATCTGGCAATTCTTGCATGCTTTACTTGAAGTTTCATGGCGTATTTATTactggaaaaataataaaataaaaaaagagactcATTGGAAACATGGAATATTAGTCAAATGTCTAAATGAATTTCTTACGCATGATGTGTATCCCAACGTTGGAAATTTTGTTG GTATAATTCCACGCGAATATAATCTTCTACCAATTTATTCCGTATATAAACTTTACAAACAAGTAGGATATCCACCAACTGCAACAGATATGTTAATAGCATGTATTAAAGATCATACGGTGGATGTTAATAAACCAGTTATTTTAAGTATACCAGAATATATCTTAAATGGATTAAATTGTGTTATAATtggagaaaaaattaattttcttccaaGAGACGAAAAACATTTTATGCAAACTGAAATGCAGATGAAGAGGCAGAGTAAAGATACAAGagaattattacttttccaaGACTTAGGACCAGTTAAAATAGTACAAATTATGACAAAAGTGTGTCCTTTAAttaaggataatgacgataacacaattcttaatatgaattatttattaacatttcttgaattttatgaaataatattagaagCTGCAAAATGCATAGTAGAAtctagaaaggaaaaagatgcAACGGTTATTCCACTTGTAATAAATACTGaacttatttaa
- the LOC124430333 gene encoding radial spoke head 10 homolog B-like isoform X3 produces MIIPEIIENEENLQEQSVEQEEEEIIKEDINYADIAKEDHKYSAKDKFIYSLYKDLIKYFIIEYDGQLTCKCITSQMHEDENEKELSEVIIEKRFNNNDLTRDKTNKLYLKSNLKDKNIHFFFINNNTYFGCTSRKMMNDEGLYKWHHGVQYKGQFKKNQIEGRGILEWQSNCWYEGEFMNGYRHGKGTLLDKDNCRLYIGQWYMGYRHGKGYCCYAEGDSYDGDWSMGKRNGIGFYVYSSGAQYKGYWKNDFRHGNGIMAWSNGDIYYGEWEYGNMHGYGEYIWHGFCNKSFSWLQNILYFGNWYHSTKHGKGLLKLNSMGGAKYFGNWKYNKKDGYGMIIGNNGELIQDELLYSTDILVSLNAKISKIMEPYTTTILKPEQFPSLSYHINRLIQLSSFKNFSLYLHSLGKCYICNEQQSCSCLLRSSFKITNNKTILKNKFDKMCQYEKNQTYDYLTLHMLQIRNVYDIYAKLFNKEESKCHFIMIKLMLWQLWRDCNLNIKGLSLIEIDNYITENESSLIKKPYYPFEKIEIWQFLHALLEVSWRIYYWKNNKIKKETHWKHGILVKCLNEFLTHDVYPNVGNFV; encoded by the exons atgataataccagAAATcatagaaaacgaagaaaatttacaaGAGCAGAGTgtagaacaagaagaagaagaaattataaagGAAGATATAAATTATGCGGATATTGCAAAAGAGGATCACAAATATAGCGctaaagataaatttatttattctctgtACAAAGacctaattaaatatttcataatcga ATATGATGGACAATTGACATGTAAATGTATTACTTCACAAATGCATgaggatgaaaatgaaaaagaattatcagaagttattatagaaaagagatttaataacaatgatctTACGAgagataaaacaaataaattatatttaaagtcaaatttaaaagataaaaacattcatttcttttttattaataataatacttattttgGTTGCACAAGTAGAAAAATGATGAACGATGAAGGATTATACAAATGGCATCATGGTGTACAATATAAG GGtcagtttaaaaaaaatcaaatagaaGGTAGAGGAATTTTAGAATGGCAGAGCAATTGCTGGTATGAAGGAGAATTTATGAATGGTTATCGTCATGGTAAAGGTACACTCTTGGATAAAGACAATTGTCGTTTATATATAGGACAATGGTACATGGGATACAGACATGGAAAAGG ttattgttgttacgcTGAAGGTGACTCATATGATGGTGATTGGTCAATGGGTAAGAGAAATGGTATAGGTTTTTATGTCTATTCAAGTGGAGCTCAGTACAAAGGATATTGGAAAAATGATTTTCGACATGGTAATGGAATTATGGCATGGTCTAATGGTGATATTTATTACGGAGAATGGGAATATGGAAATATGCATGG TTATGGAGAATATATATGGCATGGCTTTTGTAACAAGAGTTTCAGTTggttacaaaatattttatattttggtAATTGGTATCACAGTACAAAACATGGAAAAG GTTTATTAAAGTTGAATTCAATGGGTGGTGCGAAGTATTTTGGTAAttggaaatataataagaaagatggTTATGGAATGATAATTG gaAATAATGGAGAATTAATACAAGATGAACTTTTATATTCAACAGACATTCTTGTTTCttt aaATGCAAAGATATCAAAAATCATGGAACCTTATACAACTACGATCTTAAAGCCAGAACAATTTCCATCCTTATCATATCATATAAATCGTTTAATTCAACTATCatcatttaaaaacttttcacTTTATTTACATTCCTTAGGAAAATGCTATATTTGTAACGAACAACAATCATGCTCTTGTTTACTTCGatcttcatttaaaataacaaataataagactattctaaaaaacaaatttgataaaatgtgccagtatgaaaaaaatcaaacataTGATTATTTAACATTGCACATGTTACAAATACGAAATGTCTATGATATTTATGCAAAGTTATTTAACAAGGAAGAATCAAAGTGTCATTTCATTATGATTAAACTAATGCTTTGGCAACTATGGCGTGattgtaatttaaatatcaaaggTTTAAGtctaattgaaattgataattatataa CTGAAAATGAATCAAGTCTTATAAAAAAGCCATACTATCCTTTTGAGAAAATTGAAATCTGGCAATTCTTGCATGCTTTACTTGAAGTTTCATGGCGTATTTATTactggaaaaataataaaataaaaaaagagactcATTGGAAACATGGAATATTAGTCAAATGTCTAAATGAATTTCTTACGCATGATGTGTATCCCAACGTTGGAAATTTT GTATAA
- the LOC124430336 gene encoding TM2 domain-containing protein CG10795 isoform X2: MGQYICPHPDYDFIDQKTQQPKGCTKENKARVLCLAADGLICTETRNNTFKKDIPCKWTNGYSFETTLLLSIFLGMFGADRFYLGYPALGLLKLSTLGFLFLGQFADVILIATQIVGPADGSHYVMPYYGAGINIVTSNNFTYRVPQYDS, translated from the exons ATGGGACAATACATCTGCCCTCATCCCGATTATGATTTCATAGATCAAAAAACTCAACAACCTAAAGGgtgtacgaaagaaaataaagccaGGG tgtTGTGTCTAGCTGCAGATGGCCTTATTTGTAcagaaacaagaaataatacttttaaaaaGGATATACCTTGTAAAtggac TAATGGATATTCCTTTGAGACAACTTTACTGTTGTCTATATTTTTGGGTATGTTTGGTGCAGATCGTTTTTATCTTGGATATCCAGCACTTGGATTGTTGAAATTAAGTACTTTAGGTTTTCTCTTCCTGGGTCAATTCGCAGATGTAATACTAATAGCAACACAGATTGTCGGACCAGCGGATGGTTCACATTATGTTATGCCATATTATGGTGCCGGAATTAATATTGTCACAAGTAATAACTTCACATACAGAGTGCCACAATATGATAGCTAA
- the LOC124430336 gene encoding TM2 domain-containing protein CG10795 isoform X1 yields the protein MCYLAQLFSVFFLLSLLILHSNAADYTYEIDCNNLRMGQYICPHPDYDFIDQKTQQPKGCTKENKARVLCLAADGLICTETRNNTFKKDIPCKWTNGYSFETTLLLSIFLGMFGADRFYLGYPALGLLKLSTLGFLFLGQFADVILIATQIVGPADGSHYVMPYYGAGINIVTSNNFTYRVPQYDS from the exons ATGTGTTATCTAGCACAACTTTTTAGCgtgttttttttactttctttattaattttacacaGCAATGCTGCCGATTACACATATGAAATTGACTGTAATAATTTACGAATGGGACAATACATCTGCCCTCATCCCGATTATGATTTCATAGATCAAAAAACTCAACAACCTAAAGGgtgtacgaaagaaaataaagccaGGG tgtTGTGTCTAGCTGCAGATGGCCTTATTTGTAcagaaacaagaaataatacttttaaaaaGGATATACCTTGTAAAtggac TAATGGATATTCCTTTGAGACAACTTTACTGTTGTCTATATTTTTGGGTATGTTTGGTGCAGATCGTTTTTATCTTGGATATCCAGCACTTGGATTGTTGAAATTAAGTACTTTAGGTTTTCTCTTCCTGGGTCAATTCGCAGATGTAATACTAATAGCAACACAGATTGTCGGACCAGCGGATGGTTCACATTATGTTATGCCATATTATGGTGCCGGAATTAATATTGTCACAAGTAATAACTTCACATACAGAGTGCCACAATATGATAGCTAA
- the LOC124430335 gene encoding uncharacterized protein LOC124430335 isoform X2, with protein sequence MKKRQINSVFLSCDDETEDMEPIQFNIPASYSEKVKIHNWQMNTLAEPKDNKDIFPPKGNLQKSSYRRLGSFDEPIGISETHAMLSQIDFKDLYKSMQPHRGFLKMLSFARTEREEQEKEPKLEDIIYSSEEMRCMDYRTTTEIEYRAPYPMKSGPPPQAPPPVPWLLNRRTIGYTLEDLQKYDGVVTFLDENMKLQYCIADLKKERNKMRDIISINSSNDCSSRQIVKKNENKYQCHE encoded by the exons atgaaaaagagacaaataaaT tcGGTTTTTCTATCGTGCGATGATGAAACTGAAGACATGGAGCCTATTCAATTTAATATACCTGCATCATATAGTGAAAAAGTCAAAATTCATAATTG GCAAATGAATACACTAGCAGAaccaaaagataataaagatatttttccaCCAAAAGGAAATCTTCAGAAATCAAGTTATAGACGATTAGGTTCATTCGACGAACCTATAGGTATATCTGAAACTCATGCTATGCTATCTCAAATAGATTTCAAGGATTTGTACAAATCGATGCAACCACATAGAGGTTTTCTTAAAATGCTATCTTTTGCAAGGACCGA aagagaagaacaagagaaagaaccAAAGTTAGAAGATATAATCTATAGTTCTGAAGAAATGCGTTGCATGGATTATCGAACCACGACAGAAATTGAATATCGAGCACCTTATCCAATGAAATCTGGACCACCGCCTCAAGCACCTCCGCCAGTACCATGGTTACTTAACCGTCGAACTATTGGTTATACTCTTGAAGATCTACAGAAATATGATGGTGTCGTTACGTTTTTGGATGAAAATATGAAGCTCCAATATTGCATAGCTGAtctaaaaaaggaacgaaataaaatgagagataTTATATCAATCAATTCTTCAAATGATTGTAGTTCACGTCAAATTgtcaaaaaaaatgaaaacaaatatcaatgtcatgaataa
- the LOC124430335 gene encoding uncharacterized protein LOC124430335 isoform X3: protein MNTLAEPKDNKDIFPPKGNLQKSSYRRLGSFDEPIGISETHAMLSQIDFKDLYKSMQPHRGFLKMLSFARTEREEQEKEPKLEDIIYSSEEMRCMDYRTTTEIEYRAPYPMKSGPPPQAPPPVPWLLNRRTIGYTLEDLQKYDGVVTFLDENMKLQYCIADLKKERNKMRDIISINSSNDCSSRQIVKKNENKYQCHE, encoded by the exons ATGAATACACTAGCAGAaccaaaagataataaagatatttttccaCCAAAAGGAAATCTTCAGAAATCAAGTTATAGACGATTAGGTTCATTCGACGAACCTATAGGTATATCTGAAACTCATGCTATGCTATCTCAAATAGATTTCAAGGATTTGTACAAATCGATGCAACCACATAGAGGTTTTCTTAAAATGCTATCTTTTGCAAGGACCGA aagagaagaacaagagaaagaaccAAAGTTAGAAGATATAATCTATAGTTCTGAAGAAATGCGTTGCATGGATTATCGAACCACGACAGAAATTGAATATCGAGCACCTTATCCAATGAAATCTGGACCACCGCCTCAAGCACCTCCGCCAGTACCATGGTTACTTAACCGTCGAACTATTGGTTATACTCTTGAAGATCTACAGAAATATGATGGTGTCGTTACGTTTTTGGATGAAAATATGAAGCTCCAATATTGCATAGCTGAtctaaaaaaggaacgaaataaaatgagagataTTATATCAATCAATTCTTCAAATGATTGTAGTTCACGTCAAATTgtcaaaaaaaatgaaaacaaatatcaatgtcatgaataa
- the LOC124430335 gene encoding uncharacterized protein LOC124430335 isoform X1, translated as MNVIEGTIMNINLYIFQSVFLSCDDETEDMEPIQFNIPASYSEKVKIHNWQMNTLAEPKDNKDIFPPKGNLQKSSYRRLGSFDEPIGISETHAMLSQIDFKDLYKSMQPHRGFLKMLSFARTEREEQEKEPKLEDIIYSSEEMRCMDYRTTTEIEYRAPYPMKSGPPPQAPPPVPWLLNRRTIGYTLEDLQKYDGVVTFLDENMKLQYCIADLKKERNKMRDIISINSSNDCSSRQIVKKNENKYQCHE; from the exons ATGAATGTTATCGAAGgaacgataatgaatattaatttatatatatttcagtcGGTTTTTCTATCGTGCGATGATGAAACTGAAGACATGGAGCCTATTCAATTTAATATACCTGCATCATATAGTGAAAAAGTCAAAATTCATAATTG GCAAATGAATACACTAGCAGAaccaaaagataataaagatatttttccaCCAAAAGGAAATCTTCAGAAATCAAGTTATAGACGATTAGGTTCATTCGACGAACCTATAGGTATATCTGAAACTCATGCTATGCTATCTCAAATAGATTTCAAGGATTTGTACAAATCGATGCAACCACATAGAGGTTTTCTTAAAATGCTATCTTTTGCAAGGACCGA aagagaagaacaagagaaagaaccAAAGTTAGAAGATATAATCTATAGTTCTGAAGAAATGCGTTGCATGGATTATCGAACCACGACAGAAATTGAATATCGAGCACCTTATCCAATGAAATCTGGACCACCGCCTCAAGCACCTCCGCCAGTACCATGGTTACTTAACCGTCGAACTATTGGTTATACTCTTGAAGATCTACAGAAATATGATGGTGTCGTTACGTTTTTGGATGAAAATATGAAGCTCCAATATTGCATAGCTGAtctaaaaaaggaacgaaataaaatgagagataTTATATCAATCAATTCTTCAAATGATTGTAGTTCACGTCAAATTgtcaaaaaaaatgaaaacaaatatcaatgtcatgaataa
- the LOC124430333 gene encoding radial spoke head 10 homolog B-like isoform X1, with amino-acid sequence MIIPEIIENEENLQEQSVEQEEEEIIKEDINYADIAKEDHKYSAKDKFIYSLYKDLIKYFIIEYDGQLTCKCITSQMHEDENEKELSEVIIEKRFNNNDLTRDKTNKLYLKSNLKDKNIHFFFINNNTYFGCTSRKMMNDEGLYKWHHGVQYKGQFKKNQIEGRGILEWQSNCWYEGEFMNGYRHGKGTLLDKDNCRLYIGQWYMGYRHGKGYCCYAEGDSYDGDWSMGKRNGIGFYVYSSGAQYKGYWKNDFRHGNGIMAWSNGDIYYGEWEYGNMHGYGEYIWHGFCNKSFSWLQNILYFGNWYHSTKHGKGLLKLNSMGGAKYFGNWKYNKKDGYGMIIGNNGELIQDELLYSTDILVSLNAKISKIMEPYTTTILKPEQFPSLSYHINRLIQLSSFKNFSLYLHSLGKCYICNEQQSCSCLLRSSFKITNNKTILKNKFDKMCQYEKNQTYDYLTLHMLQIRNVYDIYAKLFNKEESKCHFIMIKLMLWQLWRDCNLNIKGLSLIEIDNYITENESSLIKKPYYPFEKIEIWQFLHALLEVSWRIYYWKNNKIKKETHWKHGILVKCLNEFLTHDVYPNVGNFVGIIPREYNLLPIYSVYKLYKQVGYPPTATDMLIACIKDHTVDVNKPVILSIPEYILNGLNCVIIGEKINFLPRDEKHFMQTEMQMKRQSKDTRELLLFQDLGPVKIVQIMTKVCPLIKDNDDNTILNMNYLLTFLEFYEIILEAAKCIVESRKEKDATVIPLVINTELI; translated from the exons atgataataccagAAATcatagaaaacgaagaaaatttacaaGAGCAGAGTgtagaacaagaagaagaagaaattataaagGAAGATATAAATTATGCGGATATTGCAAAAGAGGATCACAAATATAGCGctaaagataaatttatttattctctgtACAAAGacctaattaaatatttcataatcga ATATGATGGACAATTGACATGTAAATGTATTACTTCACAAATGCATgaggatgaaaatgaaaaagaattatcagaagttattatagaaaagagatttaataacaatgatctTACGAgagataaaacaaataaattatatttaaagtcaaatttaaaagataaaaacattcatttcttttttattaataataatacttattttgGTTGCACAAGTAGAAAAATGATGAACGATGAAGGATTATACAAATGGCATCATGGTGTACAATATAAG GGtcagtttaaaaaaaatcaaatagaaGGTAGAGGAATTTTAGAATGGCAGAGCAATTGCTGGTATGAAGGAGAATTTATGAATGGTTATCGTCATGGTAAAGGTACACTCTTGGATAAAGACAATTGTCGTTTATATATAGGACAATGGTACATGGGATACAGACATGGAAAAGG ttattgttgttacgcTGAAGGTGACTCATATGATGGTGATTGGTCAATGGGTAAGAGAAATGGTATAGGTTTTTATGTCTATTCAAGTGGAGCTCAGTACAAAGGATATTGGAAAAATGATTTTCGACATGGTAATGGAATTATGGCATGGTCTAATGGTGATATTTATTACGGAGAATGGGAATATGGAAATATGCATGG TTATGGAGAATATATATGGCATGGCTTTTGTAACAAGAGTTTCAGTTggttacaaaatattttatattttggtAATTGGTATCACAGTACAAAACATGGAAAAG GTTTATTAAAGTTGAATTCAATGGGTGGTGCGAAGTATTTTGGTAAttggaaatataataagaaagatggTTATGGAATGATAATTG gaAATAATGGAGAATTAATACAAGATGAACTTTTATATTCAACAGACATTCTTGTTTCttt aaATGCAAAGATATCAAAAATCATGGAACCTTATACAACTACGATCTTAAAGCCAGAACAATTTCCATCCTTATCATATCATATAAATCGTTTAATTCAACTATCatcatttaaaaacttttcacTTTATTTACATTCCTTAGGAAAATGCTATATTTGTAACGAACAACAATCATGCTCTTGTTTACTTCGatcttcatttaaaataacaaataataagactattctaaaaaacaaatttgataaaatgtgccagtatgaaaaaaatcaaacataTGATTATTTAACATTGCACATGTTACAAATACGAAATGTCTATGATATTTATGCAAAGTTATTTAACAAGGAAGAATCAAAGTGTCATTTCATTATGATTAAACTAATGCTTTGGCAACTATGGCGTGattgtaatttaaatatcaaaggTTTAAGtctaattgaaattgataattatataa CTGAAAATGAATCAAGTCTTATAAAAAAGCCATACTATCCTTTTGAGAAAATTGAAATCTGGCAATTCTTGCATGCTTTACTTGAAGTTTCATGGCGTATTTATTactggaaaaataataaaataaaaaaagagactcATTGGAAACATGGAATATTAGTCAAATGTCTAAATGAATTTCTTACGCATGATGTGTATCCCAACGTTGGAAATTTTGTTG GTATAATTCCACGCGAATATAATCTTCTACCAATTTATTCCGTATATAAACTTTACAAACAAGTAGGATATCCACCAACTGCAACAGATATGTTAATAGCATGTATTAAAGATCATACGGTGGATGTTAATAAACCAGTTATTTTAAGTATACCAGAATATATCTTAAATGGATTAAATTGTGTTATAATtggagaaaaaattaattttcttccaaGAGACGAAAAACATTTTATGCAAACTGAAATGCAGATGAAGAGGCAGAGTAAAGATACAAGagaattattacttttccaaGACTTAGGACCAGTTAAAATAGTACAAATTATGACAAAAGTGTGTCCTTTAAttaaggataatgacgataacacaattcttaatatgaattatttattaacatttcttgaattttatgaaataatattagaagCTGCAAAATGCATAGTAGAAtctagaaaggaaaaagatgcAACGGTTATTCCACTTGTAATAAATACTGaacttatttaa